Proteins encoded together in one Entelurus aequoreus isolate RoL-2023_Sb linkage group LG20, RoL_Eaeq_v1.1, whole genome shotgun sequence window:
- the them4 gene encoding acyl-coenzyme A thioesterase THEM4 isoform X3 produces the protein MSINSQMARSLFRILKAYKNIVSTPYKYQPSSCLQFTNSIARTMVGLPFSLSFKPQDFSLPNSSWSAEMMRLYNYYNSQCEVETEIGEKNRGPWRRLPSYNRTLKYATGGAYLSKLIQSKNRLFTRSIKTPGAAFEYVVFLNKEEQRTVCIFQAGHLLEGPPGHVHGGAIATMIDSVTGTNAAYISGPLVTANLNIDYRSPIPLGSTVLIESSLDKREGRKTFVSCKVTSTDGSKLHTEAKVLFLSINVSHLLGI, from the exons ATGTCAATCAACTCACAGATGGCGAGAAGCTTGTTTCGAATACTAAAGGCTTATAAGAACATTGTTTCCACTCCATACAAGTATCAGCCATCCTCCTGCCTTCAATTCACAAACAGCATTGCGCGGACCATGGTG GGGCTGCCCTTCTCCTTGTCTTTTAAGCCTCAGGACTTTAGCCTGCCTAACTCCTCATGGAGTGCAGAAATGATGCGCTTGTACAACTACTACAATAGCCAGTGTGAGGTGGAGACTGAAATTGGGGAGAAAAATAGGGGCCCTTGGAGGAGACTGCCGAGCTACAATCGCACCCTCAAGTATGCTACAG gtgGCGCCTACCTCAGTAAATTAATCCAGTCCAAAAATCGTTTATTTACCCGCAGCATAAAAACCCCTGGAGCTGCCTTTGAGTATGTTGTTTTTCTTAACAAAGAAGAGCAGAGGACTGTCTGCATTTTTCAGGCTGGACACCTGCTGGAGGGGCCTCCAGG ACATGTCCACGGGGGGGCAATAGCCACCATGATTGATTCTGTGACAGGGACGAATGCAGCATACATCTCTGGACCATTGGTGACTGCCAACCTCAACATTGATTACCGCAG CCCAATCCCGCTAGGAAGTACAGTGTTAATCGAATCCTCCCTTGATAAAAGGGAAGGCAGGAAAACCTTTGTTTCCTGTAAAGTGACCAGTACTGATGGCTCCAAGCTGCACACAGAAGCAAAAG TCTTGTTCCTGTCAATCAATGTCAGCCATTTATTGGGAATCTGA
- the them4 gene encoding acyl-coenzyme A thioesterase THEM4 isoform X4, protein MSINSQMARSLFRILKAYKNIVSTPYKYQPSSCLQFTNSIARTMVGLPFSLSFKPQDFSLPNSSWSAEMMRLYNYYNSQCEVETEIGEKNRGPWRRLPSYNRTLKYATGGAYLSKLIQSKNRLFTRSIKTPGAAFEYVVFLNKEEQRTVCIFQAGHLLEGPPGHVHGGAIATMIDSVTGTNAAYISGPLVTANLNIDYRSPIPLGSTVLIESSLDKREGRKTFVSCKVTSTDGSKLHTEAKG, encoded by the exons ATGTCAATCAACTCACAGATGGCGAGAAGCTTGTTTCGAATACTAAAGGCTTATAAGAACATTGTTTCCACTCCATACAAGTATCAGCCATCCTCCTGCCTTCAATTCACAAACAGCATTGCGCGGACCATGGTG GGGCTGCCCTTCTCCTTGTCTTTTAAGCCTCAGGACTTTAGCCTGCCTAACTCCTCATGGAGTGCAGAAATGATGCGCTTGTACAACTACTACAATAGCCAGTGTGAGGTGGAGACTGAAATTGGGGAGAAAAATAGGGGCCCTTGGAGGAGACTGCCGAGCTACAATCGCACCCTCAAGTATGCTACAG gtgGCGCCTACCTCAGTAAATTAATCCAGTCCAAAAATCGTTTATTTACCCGCAGCATAAAAACCCCTGGAGCTGCCTTTGAGTATGTTGTTTTTCTTAACAAAGAAGAGCAGAGGACTGTCTGCATTTTTCAGGCTGGACACCTGCTGGAGGGGCCTCCAGG ACATGTCCACGGGGGGGCAATAGCCACCATGATTGATTCTGTGACAGGGACGAATGCAGCATACATCTCTGGACCATTGGTGACTGCCAACCTCAACATTGATTACCGCAG CCCAATCCCGCTAGGAAGTACAGTGTTAATCGAATCCTCCCTTGATAAAAGGGAAGGCAGGAAAACCTTTGTTTCCTGTAAAGTGACCAGTACTGATGGCTCCAAGCTGCACACAGAAGCAAAAG